A segment of the Chitinispirillales bacterium ANBcel5 genome:
CACTCCAGGTTATGGTAAATAAAAGTTTAGAGATTTCTCCGGCTAAACATTTTGGGTTATATTTAAGGGTGTCAATGCGGGTTTTGTTAATGGCAGGTGCAATTGTTTCTGTTAATATGTTCTTATCTGGTAGTAATAATTACCTTGTCAATTCTACCCTTTTAATCCTGACAGGTGTAATAATTATGCCGACCATAACTATGTATACAGATAGGGAAGCGATTAATCTTTTAAAATTGATGATAAAATAATGTGTAATAACAAACTATTAAATAATAATAACAACATTTCATTTGTTGTAAAAAATTACCTTTGTAACAGCTGTGGAGCCTGCTATTCTTCGTGTAATTCAGAGGCGATTGAATTCTACGAAACCGTTGGTGGTTATATTTTCCCCAAAATACATAAAGGTAAATGTAACAACTGTGGGGTTTGTCTCAAAATTTGTCCTGGTTTAGGTTTTGGAAAGAGCTTAAAAAGGTCACTACCTCCAGACCCTTTCAAAGGAAATATTGAAGGATGTTTTATCGGTAAGGCTACTAATCTTGAGATATTTGAAAACTCTCAAAGCGGGGGGGTTGTCACTTCAATATTAAGTCATCTTTTTAAAACCCAAAAAATAGATATTGCAATACTAACTGTTATGAAAAAACAAGTACCTCCCCGGGGAGATGTCCTACTTGTTCGTTCTGAAAAACAACTTGCTTTAACACAAAAATCAAAGTATACCCCCATACCGATATTGAAAGCCATTAGGAAGATTGAAAAAACCAATGAAAAGTTTGCTCTCGTGGGGTTAAGCTGTCATATTCATGGCTTGTTTAATTATTTTGACTTGTTCAAATCAATGAACAACAAATGTATACTAAAAATTGGCTTGGTCTGCGACAGAGTTCTTACAACTTCAGCTTTGGATTATTTGAGTTACTACTACTCAGAATATGACAACACCAAATCTATAGTATTCAGAGATAAATCTAAACCATCCTATCCTGGTAATACTGTAATTTATACAAATACTGGTAAAGAGACTGTTCTTCCTCCTAAGTACCGTATGGCGATAAAAGAGTACTTTACTCCTGCAAGATGCAGAGTATGTTTCGATAAGATGAATGTGTTCAGTGATATAACTGTTTGTGATCCCCATGGGATTCAAGATGTGGACCGAATTCGTGGTGAGAGTGCCGTAATTGCAAGGACCCAAAAGGGTAGGGAGGTCATTGATTACGCACAAAGAGAAGGATATGTTATTTTGCGTAAGGTACAGGCTGAAGAAATCTTTACGGGGCAGAAAATAGATGAAAAAAGATCAAATTGGACGCAATTTATTTCTTCCTGGAGCAGAGCACTGAAAGTAACACCTGATTATGGTAGTCTAGAAATCAGTAATAATCTGAATTCAAATAGAAAAATAGACAAAGACTTACAAATGTCAGTAGAATTAAATGAGTTTAAAGACAGGAAGGTGTTACTTAGGCACCACAGAAGATTGATAATGTATAAATTTATAAGCCGGGGGATTAAAAAAATAGTCAGAAATGTTTTCAGGTTCTGACTATAAAAATGTGTTTATAGATGGTAATACCTGCGACATTACATTACACCAGAGTAATTTGGAGATAGTATGATTATCGAAATTAGAAAAACAGGGTTCACCAATAAGGGTGCACAGCTTATGCTGTATGCTATTTTAGAAAAGCTGCAAACTGAATTTCCTGAGGCTAAATTTACCATGGGACCAACTGGATCAAATGGTTCAGCTCCATACTTAGACAGGGCGAAACTTGGCTTTTATCAAAAGGCTTCGCTGTGGAGGCATGGTATTCAATTTGGAAAACTGTTTCAATTAATTCCCAAAAAGCTCAGGGAAATGTATGGGGTCATTATTGACAACGAGGTAGATGTAGTAATAGACTCCGCAGGTTTTGAATATAGTGATTTGTGGGGAGCACAACGATGCTGTGAGCTTGCATCCGCTTCCAAGACGTTCAAGAAAAATGGCGCTAAACTGATTATGCTGCCACAAGCATTCGGACCATTCACATCCAGTACTATCAAGAAGGCAATAAACGAAGCTGTTAAAAACTCTCAGCTGGTATTTCCAAGAGATAAGACATCATATGAAAACCTGGTCGGGGTAACCGGGGAGCAACAAAAGATATCGATCGCTCCTGATTTTACAAATCTTATTGAGGGTCTTAAACCAAATGAGTTCGACACAGAAAATTGTAAAGTGGCAGTTATACCAAACTACAGGATGTTAGACAAAGTGGGTGGGTTAGAAAAAGATAACTATTTGCCCTTTTTGATAAAATGTGTTAATTATCTTGTGAAAAAAGGCGCAAAACCATTTCTGCTCATTCACGAAAGCAGGAGCGATCTGAAAATTGCTAAAAGAATAAATGAAGAGGTTGGAAATAAGCTGCCTGTAGTTGAAGAACCAAATCCGCTAATACTAAAAGGAATGCTGAGCATGTGTGAAGCTACTTTGGGAGGCCGTTTTCATGGTTTGGTAAGCGCTTTGTCACAGGGTGTGCCCTCTTTAGCAACAGGATGGAGCCACAAATACCAGATGCTATTTGAAGACTATGGCATTCCTGAAGGGGTAATAGATATTCAAGAAGATGATCGGGTGCTTTACGAAAAACTGGAACTGATTTTAGGCAAACAATCGAAGACAAGATTAAAAGAAAAGATTGCCCAAAGAACAATAATTTTAAAGCAGGAAACAGAAGCTATGTGGAATAAGGTGATTTCTAGCATTAGAGATAATACTGCGGAATAGAGAAGCGTTCAAATGTACAGTATTGTGTTCAATTTTTTCGCAATTCTTCTCAGTTATAGATTCTTTCTGAGATATGAAAGAAAAAATAGAACTAACTTCGTTTTTACAATCGCATTAACACTAAGACTGTTCTTTTCTATCTTGAATGTTATGGGTATAGAATTTCCTGGTGTTAATTCTACTGATATTGGGCGGTTTATCGAAACCGCACACCAGGTACAAATGACTGGGCTTGTAGGGAACCTTGATGTCACTCAGTCCTATGTTTGGTCATGGCTGCTGGGACTGGTCATGCTTGTTTCAAAAGACACTGTTTTTGCTCCACTGGTTTTCAATTCAGTCTTAGGCACTTTAGTCGTAGTGTCGTTGCATAAAACTGCTGTTTTGTTGGGAACACCTGGTTCGGCAAAAATGTCTTCGTGGCTAATAGCTCTTTGCCCCCCTTTAATATTCAACTCTGCAATATTATTGCGCGAGACACTACTTCTTTTACTACTTTCACAATTATTTTTCTATATTTTATACACATTCAAGAATCATTCTTTTGGCTTAAAATATATTACAGTTATATTAATGTACTTTATACTCCTAGTCATCTTTCATGGTGCGTTTGTAATTTTATTGTTACCCATCTTGGTTACAATGATCTATCCTTTTTTGACAGGGCAAAAGAGGTTTTTGTCAAAACACAGTTTTGTC
Coding sequences within it:
- a CDS encoding polysaccharide pyruvyl transferase family protein, encoding MIIEIRKTGFTNKGAQLMLYAILEKLQTEFPEAKFTMGPTGSNGSAPYLDRAKLGFYQKASLWRHGIQFGKLFQLIPKKLREMYGVIIDNEVDVVIDSAGFEYSDLWGAQRCCELASASKTFKKNGAKLIMLPQAFGPFTSSTIKKAINEAVKNSQLVFPRDKTSYENLVGVTGEQQKISIAPDFTNLIEGLKPNEFDTENCKVAVIPNYRMLDKVGGLEKDNYLPFLIKCVNYLVKKGAKPFLLIHESRSDLKIAKRINEEVGNKLPVVEEPNPLILKGMLSMCEATLGGRFHGLVSALSQGVPSLATGWSHKYQMLFEDYGIPEGVIDIQEDDRVLYEKLELILGKQSKTRLKEKIAQRTIILKQETEAMWNKVISSIRDNTAE
- a CDS encoding Coenzyme F420 hydrogenase/dehydrogenase, beta subunit C-terminal domain, encoding MCNNKLLNNNNNISFVVKNYLCNSCGACYSSCNSEAIEFYETVGGYIFPKIHKGKCNNCGVCLKICPGLGFGKSLKRSLPPDPFKGNIEGCFIGKATNLEIFENSQSGGVVTSILSHLFKTQKIDIAILTVMKKQVPPRGDVLLVRSEKQLALTQKSKYTPIPILKAIRKIEKTNEKFALVGLSCHIHGLFNYFDLFKSMNNKCILKIGLVCDRVLTTSALDYLSYYYSEYDNTKSIVFRDKSKPSYPGNTVIYTNTGKETVLPPKYRMAIKEYFTPARCRVCFDKMNVFSDITVCDPHGIQDVDRIRGESAVIARTQKGREVIDYAQREGYVILRKVQAEEIFTGQKIDEKRSNWTQFISSWSRALKVTPDYGSLEISNNLNSNRKIDKDLQMSVELNEFKDRKVLLRHHRRLIMYKFISRGIKKIVRNVFRF